One genomic region from Muriicola soli encodes:
- a CDS encoding DASH family cryptochrome, giving the protein MKSLVWFRNDLRIADNSSLQKACKGEKVLAVYCIDPSLFEVGDFGFKKMEKYRAKFLLQSLNTLQQNLNSLNITLLVYFAKAEAVIPGLIEQHNIDKVYLQKEWTRDEVRELAEVRNKCSHVIEFIESFDQFLFHPEDIPFTDMSKIPEVFTQFRKACEKQSQVRDTIAVPDPKEPKNIIPEKASVPKLEDLGFESFASHPHSAFPFKGGEDAALARIDEYFWKTGKLAYYKKTRNGLVGKDYSSKLSPWLANGSLSPRTIYREVKKFEKEVKKNQDTYWLIFELIWRDYFKYVSMKHRDAIFHLGGILGKDYPWNNSEAAKKSWIKGTTKEPFVNANMIELANTGWMSNRGRQNVASYWAKELKQDWRIGAAYFEALLLDYDVHSNWGNWMYNSGVGNDPRDRKFNIQRQAQMYDPTAKFQNRWLQQTLF; this is encoded by the coding sequence ATGAAATCATTAGTCTGGTTCAGAAACGATCTGCGAATTGCAGACAACTCCTCCCTTCAAAAAGCTTGCAAGGGCGAAAAGGTGCTGGCCGTTTATTGTATTGATCCTTCACTTTTTGAGGTAGGAGATTTTGGATTCAAAAAAATGGAGAAGTACAGGGCAAAATTCTTATTGCAAAGCCTCAACACCTTGCAACAAAATCTTAACTCCCTCAATATTACTTTGCTGGTTTATTTTGCAAAAGCGGAGGCCGTCATCCCCGGATTGATAGAACAGCACAACATAGATAAGGTTTACCTTCAGAAAGAATGGACAAGGGATGAGGTTCGGGAGTTGGCGGAAGTGCGAAATAAGTGTTCCCATGTGATAGAATTTATAGAGAGTTTTGACCAGTTTCTCTTCCATCCGGAGGACATTCCCTTCACTGATATGTCAAAAATCCCTGAAGTCTTTACCCAATTCAGAAAAGCATGTGAAAAACAATCGCAGGTCAGAGATACCATTGCGGTTCCCGATCCCAAAGAGCCGAAAAATATTATCCCCGAAAAGGCTTCCGTTCCCAAACTGGAAGATCTGGGCTTTGAATCCTTTGCATCCCACCCCCACTCGGCATTCCCATTTAAAGGGGGAGAAGATGCCGCCCTCGCAAGGATAGATGAATACTTTTGGAAGACGGGAAAACTGGCCTATTACAAAAAAACCAGGAACGGCTTGGTTGGGAAAGACTACAGTTCGAAACTTTCGCCATGGCTGGCTAATGGAAGTCTATCCCCCAGAACCATTTACCGGGAGGTGAAAAAGTTTGAAAAAGAGGTGAAAAAGAACCAGGACACTTACTGGCTTATCTTTGAACTGATCTGGAGAGATTACTTTAAATACGTATCCATGAAACACCGAGATGCTATATTTCATCTGGGTGGTATCCTCGGGAAAGACTACCCATGGAACAATTCGGAGGCAGCTAAAAAATCCTGGATTAAAGGAACTACAAAAGAACCCTTCGTTAACGCAAATATGATAGAATTGGCCAATACCGGATGGATGAGTAACCGGGGCAGACAAAACGTTGCCTCCTACTGGGCAAAAGAATTAAAACAGGACTGGCGAATAGGAGCAGCTTATTTTGAAGCCCTCCTGCTCGATTATGACGTTCACAGTAATTGGGGGAACTGGATGTACAACAGCGGAGTGGGCAATGATCCCAGAGACCGAAAATTTAACATTCAAAGACAAGCCCAGATGTACGATCCTACTGCCAAATTTCAAAATCGCTGGTTGCAACAAACCCTTTTTTAA
- a CDS encoding DUF2256 domain-containing protein has translation MAHKKPNLPVKICVHCGRPFSWRKKWERDWEEVRYCSERCRKNK, from the coding sequence ATGGCTCATAAGAAACCCAATTTACCGGTTAAAATATGTGTTCACTGCGGCCGACCGTTTAGTTGGCGAAAGAAATGGGAAAGAGATTGGGAAGAGGTTCGCTACTGTAGCGAGCGATGTCGAAAGAATAAATAA